GAAGTGGCCATGGAGCAGGCGGCCTCGTGACCCATATTACCGAGCACCGTGAGATTTGGTGCCGCATTTGCGCAGGGCGGCTCCGCAAATGGGCGGCGTCGCGATGTCCCCGCCTGCGCGGGGGCGACACTTTCGTCGTGGGACGAGCGTAAAGCCTCGCCCTCTATTTCGTCAGCAGCGCATACGCTCCGGTCCAGCCTTCCGGCGGCGGGTTGATCCTGAACTCCTTGATGCGCGCCTCGTACAGCTTGAACAGCTTTTCCAGCGTATCGGCATCCTCGCTGCGGCGGCCGCGCTCGATGGCGTCCAGCGCGCCCTGCCAATCGCAGCTGCGGTAGCAGCCGAGCATCTCGATGGTGATGTTGCGCAGGCGCTGGAACGCGGCCGAATGCATCACGTCCTCGCGGCCGGCGATCGCATAGATCACTTCCGGCTCGGTCTTGCCCTTGACCATGATGAAGTCGAGCTCGAGGATCGCGAACCTGTCCTTGGCGGCGAGCGCGGTGCGGGAGCCGACGATGATCGGGAAGCCGTATTCCTTGGTCTGGCCTTCGAGGCGTGACGCCAGGTTGACGCTGTCGCCGAGCACCGAATAGTTCTTCTTCAGATCGGAGCCCATGTTGCCGACCACGCCGATGCCGGTGTTGAGACCGATGCCGACATTGAGCGGGATGTAGATGCGGCCGCCGTCGGCGGCCTCCTGCTCGCGCTCCTTGTTGACCACGTCGATCTTCTCGAGCATCTGGACCGCGGCCTCGCAGGCGTTGACCTGGTGGTTGGCATCGTCGAGCGGTGCATTCCAGAACGCCATGATGGCGTCGCCCATGTATTTGTCGACGTAGCCCTTCTCTTCGATGATCACGTCGGTGAGCGGCGTCAGGAAGCGGTTCATCAGCACGATGAGCCCTTGCGGATCGTGCTTGTAGCTCTCCGAAATCGTGGTGAAGCCGCGCACGTCGGAGAACATGATCGTCATCTCGCGCTCCTCGCCGCCGAGCACGACCTTCTCCGGCGACTGCGCCATCTGCTCGACCAGGACGGGCGACATGTATTGCGCGAAGATGCCGCGGATCTCCTTCCGCTGCCGCTGCTCGCGCACGAAGCTCGCGAAGATGAAGGTCAGGTAGATCGCGGTCGTCGACAGCAGCGGATAGGTGAAGTCGATGATATAGCGGTACTGCGAGTAGAAGAACCAGGACGTGCCGATCAGGATGGCGGCGAACATCGCGCCCGCAACCACCAGCCTGACCGGGCCGAGATTCGGCGTGAAGATGATGACGAGAATGCCGATGATCATCGCTGCGAGCAATTCGATGCCGAGCGCGTAGTTCGGCCGGGAGATCGTTGCGCCCGTCAATATGCTTTCGAGCACCTGGGCGTGAATCTCGACACCCGGCATGGCGCGCGACACCGGCGTGGTCTTGATGTCGTTCAGGCCGACCGCGGAGGTACCGATCAGCACCAGCTTGCCGTTGATCTTGCTCGGCGGCACGGTGTTGTCGAGCACGTCGGCCGCCGAGACGTAGATCGAGGGATCGTGACGGGCATAGTGCACCCAGATTTGACCGTTCTCGTCGGTCGGGATCTCGACACCCTTGAGGCGGACGGCGCGGACGCCGGCCTTGTCGGTCCGCACCAGCAGCGTCGGAGTCCCCGTGACGACCCGCAGGATCTCGAGGCTGAGCGAGGGCATGATGTTGCCCTGCGCGAGCATGACCGTCGGCACGCGCCGGATCAGGCCGTCGCGCTCGGTCCTGATCGTGAACAGGCCGCGACCGGCGGCGACCTTCTCGATGACGGGCACGTTGCGCAGGAGGCCCGGGAATTCGAACAGAAAGCGCTCGGCCCCGGCTTCACCGACCGTCGCCACGCCGGTGAAGGGAAGCTCCTTGTCGATCTCCGACGTGATCGTCGACTGCCCGGTCTCGCCCAGCACCACGCGCGAGCGCCTGATCGCTTCGGAGAGGACCTGGTCGTTGCTCGGCAGTTCGCGCAGCCTGGTGCGGGTGGCGTCGTCCAGATAGCGCATCTGGCTCGCAACCAGATCCGGATTGAGCCGGTCGGGCTCGGAGAACACCACGTCGAAGCCGATCGCCACCGCGCCGTTGCTGGTGAGGTTGATGATCATGTCCGCGATGCGCGTGCGCGACCATGGCCACTGGCCGAACCTGGCAAGGCTCTTGTCGTCGATGTCGACGATGGTGACCGGCCGCACCGTCTTGTGCCGGGGATCGATCAGTTGGAACATGTCGAAGGTGCGGAGCCGCAGTTCCTGGACCGGCGGCGGATCCCAGAGCCGAAGGGCTGCAAACACGATCAGCAGCCCAAGGCACAGCAGCCGCGCGAAGCCGAATTTTTGCGCGAACCACCGGCGCCAGATTTTGAGACGTTTCATGTCAGTCGAGCTTCCTGCCGCGCGCCACGTCCTCGGAGGCCGATCATGGAACTTCAGTGCGCGGTTGGCTATTCCCTGGGGCGAAGGATTGTCGATTTTTTGCCGGGGTCAGGCTGGGCGTTCGCCGCGGGCCAGCCGGCCGGATCCGGCGCTCGTCAGGTCACGTGGAAGATGAAATCGCTGGCCTTGAGATTGGCGGCAATCACGTTCTTCAGCAGGAGCT
The genomic region above belongs to Bradyrhizobium sp. CCBAU 53338 and contains:
- a CDS encoding CHASE2 domain-containing protein, giving the protein MKRLKIWRRWFAQKFGFARLLCLGLLIVFAALRLWDPPPVQELRLRTFDMFQLIDPRHKTVRPVTIVDIDDKSLARFGQWPWSRTRIADMIINLTSNGAVAIGFDVVFSEPDRLNPDLVASQMRYLDDATRTRLRELPSNDQVLSEAIRRSRVVLGETGQSTITSEIDKELPFTGVATVGEAGAERFLFEFPGLLRNVPVIEKVAAGRGLFTIRTERDGLIRRVPTVMLAQGNIMPSLSLEILRVVTGTPTLLVRTDKAGVRAVRLKGVEIPTDENGQIWVHYARHDPSIYVSAADVLDNTVPPSKINGKLVLIGTSAVGLNDIKTTPVSRAMPGVEIHAQVLESILTGATISRPNYALGIELLAAMIIGILVIIFTPNLGPVRLVVAGAMFAAILIGTSWFFYSQYRYIIDFTYPLLSTTAIYLTFIFASFVREQRQRKEIRGIFAQYMSPVLVEQMAQSPEKVVLGGEEREMTIMFSDVRGFTTISESYKHDPQGLIVLMNRFLTPLTDVIIEEKGYVDKYMGDAIMAFWNAPLDDANHQVNACEAAVQMLEKIDVVNKEREQEAADGGRIYIPLNVGIGLNTGIGVVGNMGSDLKKNYSVLGDSVNLASRLEGQTKEYGFPIIVGSRTALAAKDRFAILELDFIMVKGKTEPEVIYAIAGREDVMHSAAFQRLRNITIEMLGCYRSCDWQGALDAIERGRRSEDADTLEKLFKLYEARIKEFRINPPPEGWTGAYALLTK